The Alistipes finegoldii DSM 17242 DNA segment CAGGTCCTCTTCGTGCCAGCGGGTGAAGACGATCAGCTCGCGCGAAGCGTTGTGCATGCGGGTGCGGACCACCGACGTATACCACTCCCAGCAGTTGGCGCGGATGAGCGGCGAGTTGGCTTCGAGGGCGTCCTTGTAGAGGTCGTCGAGGATAAAACAATCGACGCGGTTGCCCGTGAGCGAACCTTCGCGCCCCACCGAAAGCAGGCCGCCCCGGCAGCCGATGATCTCGACCTCGTCGGCCGTGCGGATATAGCTGGGCGGCTTGGAACCCTGCTTGATGGTCGTAGCGGGGAAGAACGCGGCGTATTCGCGCGACTCGATGATACGCTGGACACGGCGGTTGAATTTCGACGCCAGCGCTCCCGAATAGGAGGCGATCGCCACGCGCTGATCGGGGTCCAGCCCCAGCACATAGGCCGGAAGCAGGGTCGTGGCGCCGACGCTTTTGCCGTGCTGGGGCGGCATGGTGACGATCAGCCGCCGGACGCGGCCCGCGGCGAAAGCTTCGAGCACGCGGTAATAGGCCCGGTGGAAAGGCTGCAACTCCAGAAAGGGATAGACTCCGAGGGCGAACCGCTCGAACGAAGGAAGGTCCGCCGGGCCGGAAACTGCCGAGGTGACACCGGAAAGCGAGGAAAAGGAGGCAGAAGCAGAGCGAGCAGAATCGGAAGGAGCGAAATCCGACGGCACAGAATCGGGAAGCACGGAATCAGACGGGGTGGAACCGGACGAAGTAGAACCGGAGCCGCAACCACGTGAGTCGCAAGCACCGGAAGTCAAAACATCGGAGCCGGGGAGCAGATCACCGGCGAGAGATTCACCGGGGAGAGATTCGCCGGAAAGTGATTCGCCGGAAAGTGATTCGCCGGAAAGTGATTCGCCGGAAAGTGATTCGCCGGAAAACGAATCGCGGAGCAAAAATTCGCCGGCGAGAGAATTCGCAGGATAATCCGGCGCGAGAATGCCGGCCGGAACAAAAACCTCTGCGGAATCGGCTTCCGCAGAGGACAATTTGGATTTCAAGACCATTTGTAGAAATTTTGAACCCATGCGCGGCGCCGCGGCGGGAGGTTCGGAGAGAAAAAGAGCGTTCCGGCGGGCTGCGCCGCACCAAGGAAGGATAAATGCCGGAACGAACAAGGCGGGGAGCCGGAGGGCGCACGGCCTGCGGCCGGGGAGCGGCCCGATGCAAAACGGGGACCGGGCGGTTGCGCACGCCGGCGGCAGAACATGCCCCGGCAGCGATCAGACGAAGCGCTTCATCTCGGAAAAATCGAAGTCGTTCAGCATTTCGCCCTCCGCCGAGAAGGTGTGAAACTCCCACCATACGGGCACGAGGTCCGAAACAGGCTCCGCATCGCCTTCGGGCTGCGAGAGCCGCGTCCGGTAGACGATGACCGACGCCGTAAAGCGGCAGTCCGTATCGCCGAAACGGAATGCGAGCGATCCCGAAAAGTAGTTTTCCCCGTCGACAGCATCCGCCAAACGCGCCGCCACCTCTTGATAAAGTTCAGGTGAAACCGAATACATAGTTGATAATTAGCAGGATTTTTGCAAAATAATTTGCATGTATAAATAAATTGTTTAACTTTACAGCACAAATATAGATTCAAAATTTGAATTTCCAATCGAAAAATACAATTTTTTGATATAAAATTTTCCGATTAAAAGCTATGAACACGCGGGTAAAATTGATACGAAAACAGCTGGGCATGACGCAAGAACAATTGGCTCAGCATCTTGGCATCGGCAAAGCGGCCCTTTCGATGATCGAAACGGGGAAAGCCGGACTCTCGGCCCGGAACCGCAACATATTGGTTCAGGAATTGAACGTAAGCCCCGAATGGCTGGAGAGCGGCAAAGGCAACATGTTCAACGCCGAACCCGACCTGACGGCCTACAGACTCCGCACGGACAATTCGCTGCCGCTGCAGAGCGTGCCGCTCTACTCGATCGAGGGAACGGCGGGACTGGTGCCGCTGTTCACGGATCAGGCGCAGGCCAAACCCGTGAACTTCATCCACATTCCCAATCTGCCGAAATGCGACGGCGCGATATATATAGTGGGCGACTCGATGTATCCGCTGCTCAAAAGCGGCGACATTGTGCTGTACAAGCAGCTGGGCAACATCGACGACATATTCTGGGGCGACATGTACCTGCTGTCGATCGACATCGACGGCGAAGAGTACGTCACGGTGAAATACATCCAGAAATCCGACCGCGAGGGTTACGTCAAACTCGTGAGCCAGAACCCGCACCACGCAGACAAGGAGGTGGCGCTCAGCCGCATCCGCGCGATCGCGCTGGTCAAGGCGAGCATCCGGATGAATTCGATCCGATAGCGGCGGCCCGCCGGCCGGCACCGAGGGCCCGCAAAAAATTCACGCCGTAAAAATCCGAGGGGAGAGGCATTCGTGTGGGTGGGGCCGGGAAAGGATCGGGCAGGAATCAGAGAAGAATCGAGGCAGATCCGGGAGAAACCGGGACGGGATCCGAAAAGGCCGGAAACGAAAATTCGGAACGGGAACGATGAGGAAATGCGGAAGCACCGCAAAAAAGGCAGCGAAACGGCGGCTGGAAAACAGGACAAAACAGAGCAGAACAAACAGAGCAACACAAGCCGAAAAGACCGGAACGGTCCGGCCGAAGCAACAATCTGAGGAAAAAATTCGTATCTTGCCGGAAACAAAGACGACCCAATACGGAACTCTCCGATAAAAAATTCGCGGTGCTGATCGATGCGGACAATATCTCACCACACCGGAAAATCAAAGACATCCTCGACGAAACAGCCAATTACGGAACACCGACGATCAAGCGGATCTACGGCGACTTCACCGATCCGAAATTCGCGGCATGAAAAAGCATTCTGCCGGAAAACTCGATCACCCCGATTCAGCAGTATGCCTACACCACAGGCAAGAACGCAACGGATTCGGCGCTGATAATCGACGCAATGGACATCCTGCACAAGGAGTCGGTCAACGGCTTCTGCATCGTATCGAGTGACAGCGACTATACCCGTCTGGCGAGCCGCATCCGCGAATCGGGCCGCGAGGTGCTGGGCTTCGGCGAAAAGAAAACGCCCAAACCGTTCATCAAATCGTGCGACAAATTCATCTACGTCGAGATTCTCGGACAGCCTGCCGCTCCGACGCCGGCACTTGCGCCTGCACCGGGTCCCGCTCCGGCTGCGACACAGGCCCCGGCAGCGAAAGCCGCACAAAAAAAGACATCCGCCAAAAGGCGTCAGACGTCTGACACGCAGGTCCCCGGAACGCCGGAAGCCGCCGCAGGCAAAAAAACCGCTCCGACTCCGGGACAGACTCCGGGTGTGGTTCCCGCTTCGGAGCAGCCTCAGGTTACGGTTCAGGCTCAGACTCTGGACCCTGCGCAGTCCCAATCGATCATCCGTCCGATAGACGACGATTTCAAAGACCTGCTCGCCAATACCATAGAAGACGCCGCCGCCGACAGCGGCTGGGCATTCCTCGGCATCGTCGGCAGTGTCCTGACCAAGAAAATGCCCGATTTCGCCCCCCGCAACTACGGTTACAAAAAACTTTCGCTGCTGGTGAAAGCCCTCTCCGAGGCAATCGAAACCGAAGAACGACTGTCCGCAAACAAAGAGCAGAAGTTCATTTACGTCCGGAACAGAACAAGGTAAACGCTCCGGTCGCCGACCATCCGTCCGGCGGAAGGATACTCCTCAACCCCAGCCGCACAATTACGCGGCAAAAAGAACTTGCGGGATTTTCCGCCGGCCGGAACCGTTCCGCCCCTGCCATGACCATAATACGCAAACCGCCGGGCAAAACAGCCCGGCGGTCTGAGTATCGAAACAAATCAACAGTCCAACGCGACAGCAAGCGCCTTCGCATGATTCATACGGATCACGCCTTCCCGTTCTTCGACACTGGACGGCGGCATTCCAAAAAAATTAAAAAACTCCCCGCTTTCGGATTCGCGCAGAAACGGGCGTTTTCCGAACGAAACAAAAGCCGGAATCCGCCGAATCCGCACATATTATCACCGAAAAACCGAAACTCCCCGCAAAAAAGCCGCAGGAAAACCCCGAAAAAAGTCGTCTCCGGGGAACAAACTGACAATAAATTTATATATTTGCAATATTGTTTTTCTAAACCCTACTAATCCGAAACAAGACATGGAGAAAACCAATGTACGGGAGTTGCAGGATGTCGTGATTCGCTTCTCAGGAGACTCAGGAGACGGCATGCAACTCACGGGTACGCTCTTTTCAGACACTTCGGCCCTGCTCGGAAACGGCATCTCGACCTTTCCGGACTACCCCGCCGAAATTCGTGCGCCGCAGGGAACCGTGGCCGGCGTATCGGGATTTCAGGTACACTTCGGCAGTCACCGCGAACTCAACCCCGGCGACTACTGCGACGTGCTCGTAGCCATGAACCCCGCAGCGCTCAAAGCCAACCGCAAATGGCTCAAGCAGGGCGCGACGGTGATCATCGACGGCGATTCGATCACCGAAGAGCATCTCAAGAAAGCGGGATTCGCCACGCTCGACCCGATCGCGGAGCTCGGACTGGACGAATACAACGTCGTCATCCCCGACATCACGTCGATGACGCGCGAAGCGCTCAAGCAGACCGGACTGGACAACAAGGCCGTGGTCAAGTGCAAGAACATGTTCGCGCTGGGCATCTGCTTCTACCTCTTCGACCGTCCCGAAGCGTACGCATACAAATATCTGGAGACCAAATTCGCACGGAAAAATCCGGTCGTGGCAGAA contains these protein-coding regions:
- a CDS encoding XRE family transcriptional regulator, with amino-acid sequence MNTRVKLIRKQLGMTQEQLAQHLGIGKAALSMIETGKAGLSARNRNILVQELNVSPEWLESGKGNMFNAEPDLTAYRLRTDNSLPLQSVPLYSIEGTAGLVPLFTDQAQAKPVNFIHIPNLPKCDGAIYIVGDSMYPLLKSGDIVLYKQLGNIDDIFWGDMYLLSIDIDGEEYVTVKYIQKSDREGYVKLVSQNPHHADKEVALSRIRAIALVKASIRMNSIR